A part of Jiangella alba genomic DNA contains:
- a CDS encoding ABC transporter permease, producing MRADLLRGWKVRFGLAVLGFFVLLAIFGPWINEYVLGIDPRANDLEAISAPPSADHLLGTTQFGQDVLAQTIAGARGSMFVGFLAATIGTLIAVLVGVPAGYFRGGVDNGLNFLTNLFLVMPVLPLILIVAGYMQGTGLWMIALIVGLFGWSGGARTLRAQALSVSSRDFVLAMRMLGEPHRRLIFFEVLPHLTGWIAAMFLHGIIGGVMAEAGLAFLGISDSGAISWGTMIQAAQQQSAVLRGFWWWFVPPGLCIALIGTAATLVNFGVDELSNPKLRQARRSVVKRTKTLRAAGSEA from the coding sequence GTGCGTGCTGACCTGCTGCGGGGCTGGAAGGTCCGGTTCGGCCTGGCCGTTCTCGGGTTCTTCGTGCTGCTGGCGATCTTCGGACCGTGGATCAACGAGTACGTGCTCGGCATCGACCCGCGGGCGAACGACCTCGAGGCGATCTCGGCGCCGCCGAGCGCGGACCACCTGCTGGGGACGACGCAGTTCGGCCAGGACGTGCTGGCGCAGACCATCGCCGGCGCTCGCGGGTCGATGTTCGTCGGGTTCCTCGCGGCGACCATCGGGACGCTGATCGCGGTGCTGGTGGGGGTACCGGCCGGGTACTTCCGCGGCGGCGTCGACAACGGACTGAACTTCCTCACCAACCTGTTCCTGGTCATGCCGGTGCTGCCGCTGATTCTCATCGTGGCCGGCTACATGCAGGGCACCGGACTGTGGATGATCGCGCTGATCGTCGGCCTGTTCGGCTGGTCCGGCGGGGCGCGGACGCTGCGCGCGCAGGCGCTGAGCGTCAGCAGCCGCGACTTCGTGCTGGCGATGCGGATGCTCGGCGAGCCGCACCGGCGGCTGATCTTCTTCGAGGTGCTGCCGCACCTCACCGGCTGGATCGCGGCGATGTTCCTGCACGGCATCATCGGCGGCGTCATGGCCGAGGCCGGGCTGGCCTTCCTCGGCATCTCCGACTCCGGCGCGATCAGCTGGGGCACCATGATCCAGGCGGCGCAGCAGCAGAGCGCGGTCCTGCGCGGCTTCTGGTGGTGGTTCGTGCCGCCGGGGCTGTGCATCGCCCTCATCGGCACCGCCGCGACGCTGGTGAACTTCGGCGTCGACGAGCTGTCCAACCCGAAGCTGCGGCAGGCCCGGCGCTCGGTGGTCAAGCGGACGAAGACGCTGCGCGCGGCGGGGAGTGAGGCGTGA
- a CDS encoding ABC transporter ATP-binding protein, whose translation MTESATLGTTATPAAAPSGVVLEVRGLDVEYATGDDPVRACVDVSFTLHRGEILGVAGESGSGKSTLITALTRLQRPPAVTSAGQLLYHPRDGGPPVDLVTLSGRELRRLRWTTLSIVLQSAMDALNPVMRVGAQFVDALRTHDRRLDKRAAWERAAELLGMVGVSADRARAYPHELSGGMRQRASIALALACRPDLVVMDEPTTAVDVVMQRQTLAQVLRLRRELGFAVVFVTHDLSLLLELADRVAIMYAGRIVELGTSASLYEEPRHPYTRGLRDSFPPLRAPLRRLTGISGSPPDLRRPPSGCPFHPRCGQRFDGCDERLPVLRDVGGNDVACHLYPEGS comes from the coding sequence ATGACGGAGTCGGCGACCCTGGGCACGACGGCGACACCGGCGGCCGCGCCGTCCGGCGTCGTGCTGGAGGTCCGCGGCCTGGACGTCGAGTACGCCACCGGCGACGACCCGGTCCGGGCCTGCGTCGACGTGTCGTTCACGCTGCACCGCGGCGAGATCCTCGGCGTGGCCGGCGAGTCCGGCTCGGGCAAGTCGACGCTGATCACGGCGTTGACGCGGCTGCAGCGACCGCCGGCGGTGACGTCGGCCGGGCAACTGCTCTACCACCCGCGCGACGGCGGGCCGCCGGTCGATCTGGTGACGCTGTCCGGCCGCGAGCTGCGCCGGTTGCGCTGGACCACCCTGTCGATCGTGCTGCAGAGCGCCATGGACGCGCTCAACCCGGTCATGCGGGTGGGCGCGCAGTTCGTCGACGCGCTGCGGACGCACGACCGGCGGCTGGACAAGCGGGCCGCGTGGGAACGGGCGGCCGAGCTGCTCGGCATGGTCGGTGTGTCGGCCGACCGCGCCCGTGCCTACCCGCACGAGCTGTCCGGCGGCATGCGCCAGCGCGCCAGCATCGCGCTCGCGCTGGCCTGCCGGCCCGACCTCGTGGTCATGGACGAACCGACGACGGCCGTCGACGTCGTCATGCAGCGCCAGACCCTGGCGCAGGTGCTGCGGCTGCGGCGCGAGCTCGGCTTCGCCGTCGTGTTCGTGACGCACGACCTGTCGCTGCTGCTGGAGCTGGCCGACCGCGTCGCGATCATGTACGCCGGGCGCATCGTCGAGCTGGGCACGTCGGCGTCGCTGTACGAGGAACCGCGGCACCCGTACACCCGGGGGCTGCGCGACTCGTTCCCGCCGCTGCGGGCGCCGCTGCGCCGGCTCACCGGCATCAGCGGCAGCCCGCCGGACCTGCGCCGCCCGCCGTCGGGCTGCCCGTTCCACCCGCGCTGCGGGCAGCGGTTCGACGGCTGCGACGAGCGGCTGCCGGTCCTGCGCGACGTCGGCGGCAACGACGTCGCCTGCCACCTCTACCCGGAAGGGAGCTGA
- a CDS encoding ABC transporter ATP-binding protein, whose amino-acid sequence MAPVLEARDVSKHFTVRSALGSSAVVRAVEDATVALEPGEIVALVGESGSGKTTLARLLARFYEPTSGEIRLNGTAVDGAGRRAGREYHRDVQLIFQDPFGSLNPLHRVRYNLERALRLHHGVRDKAERGRRVVELLERVSLTPVEQFIDKFPHELSGGQRQRVVIARALAVEPKVLLGDEPISMLDVSIRLEMLNLLDRLRTEDGLALLYITHDIASARYLCDRIVVMYAGRMVEGGPKEDVIANPRHPYTRLLIDSSPDPARAAGDRAELFGADAGELGEPPSLIDPPAGCRFHPRCPFAMDRCRTEAPPRTELSNGQWTHCWLEEGEK is encoded by the coding sequence ATGGCACCGGTGCTGGAGGCGCGGGACGTGTCCAAGCACTTCACCGTGCGCAGCGCGCTCGGCAGCTCGGCCGTCGTCCGGGCGGTCGAGGACGCGACGGTCGCGCTGGAGCCGGGCGAGATCGTCGCGCTGGTCGGCGAGAGCGGCAGCGGCAAGACGACGCTGGCGCGGCTGCTGGCCCGGTTCTACGAGCCGACGAGCGGCGAGATCCGGCTGAACGGGACGGCGGTCGACGGCGCCGGGCGGCGGGCCGGGCGCGAGTACCACCGCGACGTCCAGCTGATCTTCCAGGACCCGTTCGGCTCGCTGAACCCGCTGCACCGCGTCCGCTACAACCTGGAGCGGGCGCTGCGGCTGCACCACGGCGTCCGCGACAAGGCCGAGCGCGGCCGCCGCGTCGTGGAGCTGCTGGAACGGGTCAGCCTGACCCCGGTCGAGCAGTTCATCGACAAGTTCCCGCACGAGCTGTCCGGCGGGCAGCGGCAGCGCGTCGTCATCGCCCGCGCGCTCGCGGTCGAGCCGAAGGTGCTGCTCGGCGACGAGCCGATCTCGATGCTGGACGTGTCGATCCGGCTGGAGATGCTCAACCTGCTGGACCGGCTGCGCACCGAGGACGGGCTGGCGCTGCTCTACATCACCCACGACATCGCCAGCGCGCGCTACCTGTGCGACCGGATCGTGGTGATGTACGCGGGCCGCATGGTCGAGGGCGGCCCGAAGGAGGACGTCATCGCGAACCCGCGGCACCCGTACACGCGGCTGCTGATCGACTCGTCGCCGGACCCGGCGCGGGCGGCCGGCGACCGGGCGGAACTGTTCGGCGCCGACGCCGGCGAGCTGGGCGAGCCGCCCAGCCTCATCGACCCGCCGGCCGGCTGCCGGTTCCATCCGCGCTGCCCGTTCGCGATGGACCGCTGCCGCACCGAGGCGCCGCCCCGGACGGAGCTGAGCAACGGCCAGTGGACGCACTGCTGGCTGGAAGAGGGGGAGAAGTGA
- a CDS encoding LacI family DNA-binding transcriptional regulator, whose product MTTQRRERAPRQADVARLAGVSQSAVSRVIGGDPEAAARIPEDTRRRILDAVKELGYVPNLSARKLRNKTNRLLGVHTFEPVFPHARENFYFEFLLGIEERAEEIGYDLVLFTSTGASDGRRRVYRDGTNRLNVADGTVLLGVATDKADLARLWQEGYPFIHIGRRDVPGADIPCVIPDYFGITGDIAGRLAALGHRHVAYLREHLEMEPYEDRRRGYADAVERLGLIDRSPGFRGEIGLDDAWLDELARGPETAVVAESERLAEALRHGLRERGREVPADLSVVVLEGIGPDASLRWEHLDIPRKEIGRTAIDALVAIVDDPAARSESVVVPCSIVDGDSTAPPAPKEPAPHA is encoded by the coding sequence GTGACGACGCAACGACGAGAGCGGGCGCCGCGCCAGGCCGATGTCGCGCGGCTGGCGGGGGTGTCGCAGTCCGCGGTGTCGCGGGTCATCGGCGGCGACCCGGAGGCGGCCGCGCGCATCCCGGAGGACACCCGCCGGCGCATCCTGGACGCGGTCAAGGAGCTCGGCTACGTGCCGAACCTGTCCGCCCGCAAGCTGCGCAACAAGACCAACCGGCTGCTCGGCGTGCACACCTTCGAGCCGGTGTTCCCGCACGCGCGCGAGAACTTCTACTTCGAGTTCCTGCTCGGCATCGAGGAGCGCGCCGAGGAGATCGGCTACGACCTCGTGCTGTTCACGTCGACGGGGGCCAGCGACGGCCGCCGCCGGGTGTACCGCGACGGGACCAACCGGCTCAACGTCGCCGACGGCACCGTCCTGCTCGGCGTCGCGACGGACAAGGCCGACCTCGCCCGGCTGTGGCAGGAGGGCTACCCGTTCATCCACATCGGCCGCCGCGACGTGCCCGGCGCGGACATCCCGTGCGTCATCCCGGACTACTTCGGCATCACCGGCGACATCGCCGGGCGGCTCGCGGCGCTCGGCCACCGCCACGTTGCCTACCTGCGTGAACACCTGGAGATGGAGCCGTACGAGGACCGCCGCCGCGGCTACGCCGACGCCGTCGAGCGACTCGGCCTGATCGACCGGTCGCCGGGCTTCCGTGGCGAGATCGGGCTGGACGACGCCTGGCTCGACGAGCTGGCCCGCGGCCCCGAGACCGCCGTCGTGGCCGAGAGCGAGCGGCTGGCCGAGGCGCTGCGGCACGGGCTGCGCGAGCGCGGCCGCGAGGTACCGGCCGACCTGTCGGTGGTGGTCCTCGAGGGCATCGGGCCGGACGCGTCGCTGCGCTGGGAACACCTGGACATCCCCCGCAAGGAGATCGGCCGCACCGCCATCGACGCCCTGGTCGCCATCGTCGACGACCCGGCCGCGCGCAGCGAGAGCGTCGTCGTCCCCTGCTCGATCGTCGACGGCGACTCGACCGCGCCCCCCGCCCCGAAGGAGCCCGCACCGCATGCGTGA
- a CDS encoding FAD-dependent oxidoreductase, producing MRELQTDVLVVGGGLGGVAAALAAARLGHRVVLTEVTDWLGGQLTAQAVPPDEHPWIETANTAAGYADLRRRVRDYYRRNYPLTAAAAADPLLDPGLGIVSRFCHEPRVAVAVLDELLAPLRAAGRLTVLLEHEPVAAHTSGDEVDAVTLRDGRTGGEVTVAASYVLDATELGDLLELAGVEHVIGAEGRDETGEPHAPAVADPLDQQAVSWCFALDHRPGEDHTVDRPAGYDHWRDTAAPFWPGPQLSWHDVVPITLRHREWRLFEANPGAAAPFSLWRFRRVLAREQLDGVDSDVTVVNWPQIDYWERPLLGVGADERDAALAASRELSLSFLHWMQTEAPRPDGGAGYPGLRPRPDVTGTADGLAKSAYIRESRRIRAEFTVLEQHVGVDARPDGAGSEVFADSVGLGRYRIDLHPSTAGRTYVDIEAYPFQIPLGALIPQRVDNLLPANKNIGTTHITNGCYRLHPVEWSIGEAAGALAAFCLSHGLPPRKVRSDQTHLADFQRLLTGTLGVTLAWPDEIRTHRD from the coding sequence ATGCGTGAACTGCAGACCGACGTCCTCGTGGTCGGGGGCGGGCTGGGCGGCGTCGCCGCCGCGCTCGCCGCCGCCCGGCTGGGTCACCGGGTGGTGCTGACGGAGGTGACCGACTGGCTCGGCGGCCAGCTCACCGCGCAGGCCGTGCCGCCGGACGAGCACCCGTGGATCGAGACCGCGAACACCGCCGCCGGCTACGCCGACCTGCGCCGCCGGGTCCGCGACTACTACCGGCGCAACTACCCGCTGACGGCGGCGGCCGCGGCCGACCCGCTGCTCGACCCCGGGCTGGGCATCGTGAGCCGGTTCTGCCACGAGCCGCGGGTCGCGGTCGCCGTGCTGGACGAGCTGCTGGCGCCGCTGCGGGCGGCCGGCCGGCTCACCGTCCTGCTGGAGCACGAGCCCGTCGCGGCGCACACCAGCGGCGACGAGGTCGATGCCGTGACGCTGCGCGACGGGCGCACCGGCGGCGAGGTCACCGTCGCCGCGAGCTACGTCCTCGACGCCACCGAGCTGGGCGACCTGCTGGAGCTGGCCGGCGTCGAGCACGTCATCGGCGCCGAGGGCCGCGACGAGACCGGCGAGCCGCACGCTCCCGCCGTCGCCGACCCGCTGGACCAGCAGGCGGTCTCGTGGTGTTTCGCGCTGGACCACCGCCCGGGCGAGGACCACACCGTCGACCGGCCGGCCGGCTACGACCACTGGCGCGACACGGCCGCTCCGTTCTGGCCCGGCCCGCAGCTGTCCTGGCACGACGTCGTCCCGATCACGCTGCGGCACCGGGAGTGGCGGCTGTTCGAGGCCAACCCGGGCGCGGCGGCCCCGTTCTCGCTGTGGCGGTTCCGCCGGGTGCTGGCCCGCGAGCAGCTGGACGGCGTCGACTCCGACGTCACGGTCGTGAACTGGCCGCAGATCGACTACTGGGAGCGCCCGCTGCTGGGCGTCGGCGCGGACGAGCGGGACGCCGCGCTGGCCGCCAGCCGGGAGCTGTCGCTGTCGTTCCTGCACTGGATGCAGACCGAGGCGCCGCGCCCGGACGGCGGCGCCGGCTACCCGGGGCTGCGGCCGCGGCCGGACGTCACGGGCACGGCGGACGGCCTGGCGAAGTCGGCGTACATCCGCGAGTCGCGGCGCATCCGGGCCGAGTTCACCGTCCTCGAGCAGCACGTCGGCGTCGACGCCCGGCCGGACGGCGCCGGCAGCGAGGTGTTCGCCGACAGCGTCGGGCTCGGCCGCTACCGCATCGACCTGCACCCGAGCACCGCCGGGCGGACCTACGTCGACATCGAGGCGTACCCGTTCCAGATCCCGCTCGGCGCGCTGATCCCGCAGCGGGTCGACAACCTGCTGCCGGCGAACAAGAACATCGGCACCACCCACATCACCAACGGCTGCTACCGGCTGCACCCGGTCGAGTGGAGCATCGGCGAGGCGGCCGGCGCGCTGGCCGCGTTCTGCCTCAGTCACGGCCTGCCGCCGCGCAAGGTGCGCTCCGACCAGACCCACCTGGCGGACTTCCAGCGGCTGCTGACCGGCACGCTCGGCGTGACCCTGGCCTGGCCGGACGAGATCCGCACCCACCGCGACTGA
- a CDS encoding beta-glucosidase, whose amino-acid sequence MIEKLTLEQKVRLLTGADTWGLYDEPAVGLRRMVLSDGPSGIRGESWDDRERALNLPSATALGATWDVALAERYGAVLAAEARRRGVDVVLGPTINLHRSPLGGRHFEAYSEDPLLTSRLAAAYVRGVQDGGVGACPKHYVANDFETERFTADVVVSERALRELYLAAFEDTVVEERPWMVMAAYNSVNGTTMTENALLASPLCDEWGFDGVVVSDWWAARTTAEAGHARLDLVMPGPDGPWGDALVKAVRAGEVPEAAVDEKVRRLLRLAERVGALDGSEAAAPPVVADGPAFAREVAAAGTVLVRNEGELPWDASALRSVAVIGHNALAARTQGGGSAHVEPERVVSPLDGLRAALPDADVRWMLGAVVQPGIEPLPLGALTDPVTGEPGIRLVCRDAAGAVVLDENRRTANLSRLGSARLGATTTLEVTARYVPASGGTTRLGVAGAGTAELSVDGAVVLATTLVHDGEEFGGGLVAPPSATVPVELAAGTPVDLRVTVELPPRENADSGVTLVVGADLATADADTEIERAAAAARAADVAVVVVGTSAEVEREGADRASLALPGRQDDLVRAVAAANPRTVVVVNAGAPVLLPWRSEVAAVLLTWFGGQEYGHALADVLLGLVEPGGRLPTTWPATEADVPVLATAPVEGRVAYDEGVHVGYRAWLRTGAEPAYPFGHGLGYTTWSFDHLAVDGHDVTVSVANTGTRPGKHVVQVYLSRPGSAVDRPARWLAGFAVAEAGPGEKATVTVPLRRRAFEHWDGGWRTEPGTFTVHAGTSVADLPLRADVASP is encoded by the coding sequence GTGATCGAGAAACTGACGCTGGAGCAGAAGGTCCGGCTGCTGACCGGCGCCGACACCTGGGGCCTGTACGACGAGCCGGCCGTCGGCCTGCGCCGCATGGTGCTGTCCGACGGGCCGTCCGGTATCCGCGGCGAGAGCTGGGACGACCGCGAGCGCGCGCTGAACCTGCCGTCGGCGACGGCCCTCGGCGCCACCTGGGACGTCGCGCTGGCCGAGCGGTACGGCGCCGTCCTCGCGGCCGAGGCACGCCGCCGCGGCGTCGACGTGGTGCTCGGGCCGACCATCAACCTGCATCGCAGCCCGCTCGGCGGCCGGCACTTCGAGGCGTACTCGGAGGATCCGCTGCTGACGTCGCGGCTGGCCGCGGCGTATGTGCGTGGTGTGCAGGACGGCGGGGTGGGCGCGTGCCCGAAGCACTACGTGGCCAACGACTTCGAGACCGAGCGGTTCACCGCCGACGTGGTCGTGTCCGAGCGGGCGCTGCGCGAGCTGTACCTGGCGGCGTTCGAGGACACCGTTGTCGAGGAACGGCCGTGGATGGTGATGGCCGCGTACAACTCGGTGAACGGGACGACGATGACGGAGAACGCCCTGCTGGCGTCGCCGCTGTGCGACGAATGGGGCTTCGACGGCGTCGTCGTGTCCGACTGGTGGGCGGCGCGGACGACGGCCGAGGCGGGACACGCGCGGCTGGACCTCGTCATGCCCGGCCCGGACGGCCCTTGGGGCGACGCGCTGGTCAAGGCGGTGCGGGCCGGTGAGGTGCCGGAGGCGGCGGTCGACGAGAAGGTGCGGCGGCTGCTCCGGCTCGCGGAGCGGGTCGGAGCACTCGACGGGTCCGAGGCGGCCGCCCCGCCGGTGGTCGCCGACGGCCCGGCGTTCGCCCGCGAGGTCGCCGCGGCCGGGACCGTGCTCGTCCGCAACGAGGGCGAGCTGCCGTGGGACGCGTCGGCGCTGCGCTCCGTCGCCGTCATCGGGCACAACGCGCTGGCCGCCCGCACGCAGGGCGGCGGCAGCGCGCACGTCGAGCCGGAGCGGGTGGTGTCGCCGCTGGACGGGCTGCGCGCGGCGCTCCCGGACGCGGACGTGCGCTGGATGCTGGGCGCCGTCGTCCAGCCGGGCATCGAGCCGCTGCCGCTGGGCGCCCTGACCGACCCGGTCACCGGCGAGCCCGGGATCCGGCTGGTCTGCCGCGACGCCGCCGGCGCCGTCGTGCTGGACGAGAACCGGCGCACCGCGAACCTGTCCCGGCTCGGGTCGGCCCGGCTGGGCGCGACGACGACGCTGGAGGTCACCGCCCGGTACGTGCCCGCGAGCGGCGGGACGACGCGGCTGGGCGTCGCCGGGGCGGGAACGGCCGAGCTGAGCGTCGACGGCGCCGTCGTGCTGGCGACCACGCTGGTGCACGACGGCGAGGAGTTCGGCGGCGGGCTGGTCGCGCCGCCGTCGGCGACCGTCCCGGTCGAGCTGGCCGCGGGCACGCCGGTGGACCTGCGGGTCACCGTCGAGCTGCCGCCGCGCGAGAACGCCGACAGCGGCGTCACGCTGGTCGTCGGCGCCGACCTCGCGACAGCGGACGCGGACACCGAGATCGAGCGGGCCGCCGCGGCCGCGCGGGCGGCCGACGTCGCCGTCGTCGTGGTCGGCACCAGCGCCGAGGTCGAGCGCGAGGGCGCCGACCGCGCGTCGCTGGCGCTGCCCGGACGGCAGGACGACCTCGTCCGGGCCGTCGCGGCCGCGAACCCGCGCACCGTCGTGGTGGTGAACGCGGGGGCGCCGGTGCTGCTGCCGTGGCGCTCCGAGGTGGCCGCGGTGCTGCTCACCTGGTTCGGCGGGCAGGAGTACGGCCACGCGCTGGCCGACGTGCTGCTCGGCCTGGTCGAGCCGGGCGGGCGGCTGCCGACGACCTGGCCGGCCACCGAGGCCGACGTGCCGGTGCTGGCCACCGCGCCCGTCGAGGGCCGGGTCGCGTACGACGAGGGCGTGCACGTCGGCTATCGGGCCTGGCTGCGGACCGGCGCCGAGCCGGCGTACCCGTTCGGGCACGGCCTCGGCTACACGACCTGGTCGTTCGACCACCTCGCCGTCGACGGCCACGACGTCACCGTCAGCGTCGCCAACACCGGGACGCGGCCCGGCAAGCACGTGGTCCAGGTGTACCTCTCGCGACCCGGCAGCGCCGTCGACCGGCCGGCCCGCTGGCTGGCCGGCTTCGCCGTCGCCGAGGCCGGGCCGGGAGAGAAGGCGACCGTGACCGTGCCGCTCCGGCGGCGCGCCTTCGAGCACTGGGACGGCGGCTGGCGCACCGAGCCGGGCACGTTCACCGTCCACGCCGGTACGAGCGTCGCGGACCTGCCGCTGCGCGCCGACGTGGCCAGCCCCTAG
- a CDS encoding cellulase family glycosylhydrolase — protein MFGRSPRTVLLATASALALAAGLLSGAAAAPAPQPDDAAPAALPALRTQGNKIVDATGAPVTLRGLSILAPEQNDVCTDCNSKPINELIDMTITGGWESKVLRLLVTEVLGKDLAAYDAQYIRPYVDYAVSKGLYVIIDLHLVRNYGDAAGAVPQAQVKQFWDYIAPRYGNNPNVLFEVFNEPINPDSWATWKSYIQPVVDSIRTVSDNVILMGSPAWSTRVNGALTNPITGGNIAYVYHLYPNQGPATAANLDPKFGNASATIPVVLTEFGWDPVQPPHPVTGGTTSGWGLPLRQYLDARPQIGWTAWIFDNFWAPVMFDKNWNLLGGEHQGAFVRDWLAGKPATSPCNTHLARGATVTASSTYAASSPASKAVDGSCADDGRWMSAEGDTTPTLTINLGSYKSVDQIDVYSGYRWPATVADTILVAFRVEAHTASGWVTAATVTGNTKAVVTVTAPTAPIDQVRLVITDPSNNAVDIARVYEVALH, from the coding sequence ATGTTCGGGAGATCACCGAGAACCGTCCTGCTCGCCACGGCGTCCGCGCTCGCGCTGGCGGCCGGGCTGCTCAGCGGCGCCGCCGCGGCGCCCGCACCGCAACCGGACGACGCGGCGCCCGCCGCGCTGCCCGCCCTGCGGACCCAGGGCAACAAGATCGTCGACGCCACCGGTGCGCCGGTGACGCTGCGCGGCCTGTCGATCCTCGCGCCGGAGCAGAACGACGTCTGCACCGACTGCAACTCCAAGCCGATCAACGAGCTGATCGACATGACGATCACCGGCGGCTGGGAGTCGAAGGTGCTGCGGCTGCTGGTCACCGAGGTCCTGGGCAAGGACCTCGCCGCGTACGACGCCCAGTACATCCGTCCGTACGTCGACTACGCGGTGTCGAAGGGCCTCTACGTCATCATCGACCTGCACCTGGTGCGCAACTACGGCGACGCCGCCGGCGCGGTGCCGCAGGCGCAGGTCAAGCAGTTCTGGGATTACATCGCCCCGCGTTACGGGAACAACCCCAACGTGCTGTTCGAGGTGTTCAACGAGCCGATCAACCCGGACAGCTGGGCCACCTGGAAGAGCTACATCCAGCCCGTCGTCGACTCCATCCGCACCGTCTCCGACAACGTCATCCTCATGGGCAGCCCGGCGTGGAGCACCCGGGTCAACGGCGCGCTGACCAACCCGATCACCGGCGGGAACATCGCCTACGTCTACCACCTCTACCCGAACCAGGGACCGGCCACCGCGGCCAACCTGGACCCGAAGTTCGGCAACGCCTCGGCCACGATCCCGGTGGTGCTGACGGAGTTCGGCTGGGACCCGGTGCAGCCGCCGCACCCGGTCACCGGCGGGACGACGTCGGGCTGGGGGCTGCCGCTGCGGCAGTACCTCGACGCCCGTCCGCAGATCGGCTGGACCGCGTGGATCTTCGACAACTTCTGGGCGCCGGTCATGTTCGACAAGAACTGGAACCTGCTCGGCGGCGAGCACCAGGGCGCGTTCGTCCGCGACTGGCTGGCCGGCAAGCCGGCGACGTCGCCGTGCAACACGCACCTCGCCCGCGGCGCGACCGTCACCGCGTCGTCCACCTACGCGGCGAGCTCACCGGCGAGCAAGGCCGTCGACGGGTCGTGCGCCGACGACGGCCGCTGGATGTCCGCCGAGGGTGACACGACGCCCACGCTGACCATCAACCTCGGCAGCTACAAGAGCGTCGACCAGATCGACGTCTACAGCGGCTACCGCTGGCCGGCCACGGTGGCCGACACGATCCTCGTCGCGTTCCGGGTCGAGGCGCACACGGCGTCGGGCTGGGTGACCGCGGCCACCGTCACGGGCAACACCAAGGCGGTCGTGACGGTGACCGCGCCGACGGCCCCGATCGACCAGGTCCGGCTCGTCATCACCGACCCGTCGAACAACGCGGTCGACATCGCCCGGGTCTACGAGGTGGCCCTGCACTAG